tgaggagattgagggaGTGATGAGGGCTTtagaagatgagaaggttggagaggaggaacgCGAGGGAACAAGGGATATTTGGGGGAGGATTGCAGGGTTAGATGGTGACAAAGTGAGCTGccttgattttttttttttacgtATTGAGCAATCAATCCTAACTTTTGCGAACAGGTGTTGTTAGTCCCGAAATCCAACCGTCTTTTGATTAGCGAAACACCCGTCTCCGAAGTATCCTCATCAACTGCCAACCTCCGTTTATCCACCGACCCGCCTAACTCCAGTGACTGCGCAAAGCCGGTGCGACCAAAGAAAAGCTCACGTAAACTGAGCGACATCCTCAAAGGTCAAGGGGGGGGTAAAGATGAACTTTGGGTTGTGAAATTCACAGATATGTCTCTTCTCTGTGCCAAGACGGGGACAACGACCCTGCCATTGTCAGTATCTCCAAAGAACggtgagaagaggagcggGAATGGAGCTGGGCGGaagggagggggaagagagaggaacATGTATAAATTCGTGAGAGTTTGGGCGTGGCAtatggatgaagatgagggaaaagagcagggcaggaagaggtgagCCTGATGGATCTCCAGAGCCTTGTTATGTCCTGTCGAAATAAAGAGGCTAACAAACATTCATAGTGCGATCGCCCAAAATGGTTCTCCCCGGACATCACTCTCATCAAGAGCACATACCCTCCCCACAATCCCCGGTACCCCGCACAACCACTTCGCCTCAGGACGTGTCCAAGCACAAACCCATCATTGCTCGGGACCCTCCAAATTGACTCCTTCCAAAGTTCGTTCCATGGGTGACCTCTCCCCCCCACAGTATGACAAGTCGCTTGGGCTGGATGGTCTGAGAGGGTTTGCCAGACGCTCAAAGTCTTTTGGGCCGACACAAAAACGGCTcggggaaggtggtgaaggtagtgaaggtgaagagaaagaggatgacgatgacgaggagacCGTGATGAGCTTCGTGTTTGGTGATGGAGATATATTGATACCTGCCGAGCCGAggccgaggaagaaggtcgtACCCAAAAACGCACGCGATCGAAGAGTGTCTGGTGTGGCCGGTTCTGGTTTATCAAGGCTAGACAATACCAAGGGAGAGAGTGACAGCAGACCAGTCTCCAGGATGAGCGGTGTAGCATTGTCGAGTGCGAGCGGCAATGCAAATGTAAAGACAGCGACATCCGTTAGACCGCGACCCTCAGCTCTGCGTTCGTCTACCCTTCCTCCGGCGACTGACTCTTCCGCATCCACCTCTGATCCAGCTATCGCCTCAACCACCACTACCGCCGCCATTACTCGACGACACCAACCTCGAGCTGTCAGTCTCGCCACCACCACAGCCTCTGCCAACGCCAAGTTCGCCAACCGTCTCCGGTCGTTACCAGCCGACAGAGATGCGGAAGGGGCGTACGTGTCAGAAGGGGAGAGTGTCGTGAGAAGAGGAGTAGGGAGGGGAAGTATGCCGCCTGTGATGGCGAGAGCCGGGTCTGCTGCGTCAAATGTTTCGGCAGCTTCGAGATTATCAGGCCCCGCTTCAGTTAAAGGGCCACCAGTTATGGGGTCGCAGCCGATGAATCGGGCGATAAGTCATGTGACCAATCGTGGCAATGATAataagaaggaagggaatgAAACGATTAGAGTCAGgtcgtcttcttcggctAGGCAGAGACCTTGGAGTACTACCCTTTCATCCGGTGACGCCATTGCCTCTGGGACGAGTGCCGCGGTGTCCAAAAGAGCCTCCACGCCCGCTTCGGCTGTCAGTATGACCATTGGCAGACGTTCCATCACTCCTCTCAGTGCCACATCACCTACTGTCACTGCCCACCCTATAAAGACAGCCGCTTCTGTCACTGCTCACGCGACCAAGACAGGCGCTCCTGTCACAGCATCTACCATTTCCACCCGTGCAAGCTCAAGAATGAAACCTGGTGTCGGCAGAGGTAGAATGTCTACGCCTCCTAGTACCGTCGCTAATGCCAACACGGATTCTGCTGCATCCGGTAATACCGGTGCAAGAGCAGGAATCAGTGCGGCAACGGCGGCTAGACGGGCGAGGGTGTCGAGTTTGGGTCCGAGAACTAGTACTGGGACATTGACGCCGTCGTTGAAAGCCAATCCTGGTGCTGCCGCCAAGGCAGCTGTCAAACCGAACACAACTGCCTCAGCCGAAAGTAAACCTGCCTCAGCCGAGAGTAAACCTGCCCCTGCCTCTACGCTTCGTCTCGCCCCCAAGCCTACTATCACTAATGGACGAGCTACCTCGGCCACTGGCGTCAAACCCATTATCCGAGCAAAGGGCACCCCAAGCCCCAGCCCCAGCCCCAGCGTGAGGACTACTGCGAGTACCTGCACGCGGACCAGTACTCGCACGCCCCAGCGCAAAGGGATCCCCACTATGTCAAGTATGGATACTGCTCTTGTTGAAGTGTGGAAGGAGTATGGGAATGTAGATATCGACAAATTGGGCAGCTCGACACCGGGGAAAGCGGTacccaaggagaaggcggaaACGCCTGAATCTGTCAAGGCGCCTGCAGGAGTGAGGAGAGTGCCAGCagttggtggaggcgggAGGGCAAGCGGACTGGACAAGAGTCCTGTAAAGACGCCAGGATCTGTAAGAAATAAGGCTGCGCCCGTAAGAGGGAGAATTGGAGAGATGACTAAAAGGAGGGATGTTGGGAAAAAGATATGATGAGCATTAACGATTTTTACGACTTGCTACGATGTGAAATATCATTCTTGTATGTAGACTGTAAGATAGATTACCTTTGTCTACGTATAATGCGCTATATGCATATTGTATAATTTCCAATATCGCTGAAAAGAGAggggtggaaagagaagagtggtATCGCCACTGGAGCATAACGCCGCTATCTCCGAAAGTGCCTCTGAATGACTCCCGTGAATGGTGCGTTATGATCCACAGCCATAATAATAATCTCAGTTTCTGTTCTCAACTAATCACAGTTCGCAAAATGGCTGCCTTGACGAGGTAAGTGCTGTAGCCATGGATCACAGGAAATCTgctgaaagagagaaaaaattAATACAGAGCTCTTCCCGCGCCTCTCCATACCTCTACTACCGAATACGAAGAAGCACCCGCTCCCCTCCCTACCACTCCTGGTCCTCAGCTTCCAAAGTATGGTCAAAGAAAGGGATGGAAGCCTAAGACTGCTGCAGATTTTAATGGTGGTGGAGCTTACCCTGAAGTGAGTCTCATAAGAATGGCATGAATTCATAAATAAAGAGTTGCCACTGATGGAGTTGGTGCTGCAATAGTGCCACGTCGCTCAATACCCGCTGGAtatgggaaagaagaacaaaggGCAAGGATCAACTTTGGCTTTGCAAGTAGACCAGGATGGGCTGGTGAGATATGATGCTATCGCGCAACATGGGAGAGCCCCCGGGTCTCGGGTACAGTCCAGCTTCAAGGGTGAGTTGCCACACTATCAGTTTACCACGGGCGATTGGCTTATGGATGACTAGACTTGGTCCCTTTGGCCAATCGTACCGATGTGACTGAATCCGAGCGCCAAATGGAACGACCAGACGATCTTTCTGTTGCTGAAACTGCTGAGCGAACGCGACTCGCTCTCGAACGTATTACCCACGGCAAGATCAAGGCTGCGCAGCCCAAACATGTTCCCAAGACCAACAGCGACGCCACCTACATTCGATACACCCCCGCCAACCAAAGTGCCGATGAAGGAAAGCAGAGAATCATCAAGATGACGGAGGTTCAAGAAGACCCCCTCGAGCCACCAAGATTCAAGCACAAGAAGATTCCCCGTGGTCCCGCCGAGCCACCTCCCCCTGTTCTTCAATCTCCACCTCGTGCTGCTACTGCCCAAGACCAGAAGGACTGGATGATTCCTCCTTGTATCTCCAATTGGAAGAACAACAAGGGTTACACCATTCCTCTCGACAAGCGTCTTGCAGCCGATGGGCGAGGTTTGCAAGATGTGCATATCAATGACAATTTTGCCAAGTTCTCAGAATCATTGTATATTGCCGATAGACATATcagagaagaagtcagGGCGAGGGCGCAGTTACAACAGTTGCTTGCGCAGAAACAAAAGACCAgtaaggaggaagagttgcGGTTATTGGCCCAGCGAGCGCGAGAAGATCGATCAGGCTTGTCATCCTCAGTTTCAGGATCTGTTGCGGCTGCGTCTGCTTCCAGGCTACCCGCAGAAACTGGTATCAACCTGGGTGGCTACGGCAGTGAGTCCGGAtctgaagaggagagcgacgaggaagaagaggatgaggaagcgaTCAGGGAGCGAAATATTgtcagagaagagaagaggagggaaagagagaaggagatgaggatgtctAATATGGGTTCAGAGATGAGGGCCAAGATGCTTGCCAAGTCAGTGTTTCatttattttattttattaTGATTGCTAACCTGCTTCTCAATACAGAGAAGCGAACCGAGATATCTCGGAAAAGATTGCTCTTGGCCTTGCCAAACCTTCTGCTTCCAAGGAGACCTTGCTCGACTCCCGTCTCTTCAACCGAGAAGCTCTCTCTACAGGCTTTGCCTCTGAAGACTCTTACAACCTCTATGACAAGCCCCTCTTTGCCGGATCCtctgccgccgccgccattTACCGCCCTGCAGGCTCATCACGTAACGACGAATCATTTGGTGGTGGTACGGAAGAAGGTATCAAAG
The Cryptococcus neoformans var. neoformans JEC21 chromosome 8 sequence genome window above contains:
- a CDS encoding cell cycle control protein cwf13, putative — translated: MAALTRALPAPLHTSTTEYEEAPAPLPTTPGPQLPKYGQRKGWKPKTAADFNGGGAYPECHVAQYPLDMGKKNKGQGSTLALQVDQDGLVRYDAIAQHGRAPGSRVQSSFKDLVPLANRTDVTESERQMERPDDLSVAETAERTRLALERITHGKIKAAQPKHVPKTNSDATYIRYTPANQSADEGKQRIIKMTEVQEDPLEPPRFKHKKIPRGPAEPPPPVLQSPPRAATAQDQKDWMIPPCISNWKNNKGYTIPLDKRLAADGRGLQDVHINDNFAKFSESLYIADRHIREEVRARAQLQQLLAQKQKTSKEEELRLLAQRAREDRSGLSSSVSGSVAAASASRLPAETGINLGGYGSESGSEEESDEEEEDEEAIRERNIVREEKRREREKEMRMSNMGSEMRAKMLAKEANRDISEKIALGLAKPSASKETLLDSRLFNREALSTGFASEDSYNLYDKPLFAGSSAAAAIYRPAGSSRNDESFGGGTEEGIKEEMSKDRFQLGNATRGFEGAEGVEAREGPVQFEKDTIVALDGSADPFGVEQFMDAARRGGKRTAEDRDEERRKRARDE